One genomic window of Anas acuta chromosome 14, bAnaAcu1.1, whole genome shotgun sequence includes the following:
- the LOC137864251 gene encoding neuropeptide Y receptor type 2-like yields the protein MGLLEGANSTLAMEKTALEEKLPQGWHTKDFVTPSQDLSGSRSVMMDSTKILGVQVVLIAAYSLIILLGFIGNSLVIYIIVKYKTMRTVTNFFIANLALADLMVDTLCLPFTLVYTLLDEWKFGAVLCHLVPYAQALSVHVSTLTLTVIALDRYRCIVFHLDSRISKRLSFTIIAIMWLAAAVLAGPLAIFREYRYEEIPSINLKMAVCSEKWPSGNNRDATIYSLSMLLLQYVFPLAVICYAYTRIWFKLKNHVSPTSRNENQCRRRKTTKMLVMVVVVFAVCWLPFHIFQLAIDLDLVLIFHEYKLLYTVFHVGAMCSTFVNPLLYGWMNKNYRNGFLTFFRCQDKPESLHTEGSVRGRSYIFRANTLNGSIKQSAGNGPLPTEV from the coding sequence ATGGGACTGCTGGAGGGAGCCAACAGCACTCTCGCCATGGAGAAGACAGCATTAGAGGAGAAACTGCCGCAGGGCTGGCACACCAAGGACTTTGTCACCCCTAGCCAGGATCTCTCCGGGTCCCGCAGCGTTATGATGGACAGCACCAAGATCCTGGGGGTCCAGGTGGTTCTGATTGCTGCCTACTCCCTCATCATCCTGCTGGGCTTCATCGGCAACTCCTTGGTCATCTACATCATCGTGAAGTACAAGACCATGAGGACTGTCACCAACTTCTTCATAGCGAACCTGGCCCTGGCAGACCTGATGGTGGACACCCTCTGCCTGCCGTTCACCCTGGTGTACACGCTGCTGGACGAGTGGAAGTTCGGAGCTGTTCTTTGCCACCTGGTCCCTTACGCTCAAGCCCTGAGCGTCCACGTGTCCACTCTCACTCTCACCGTGATAGCCCTGGACAGGTATCGGTGTATCGTTTTCCACCTGGACAGCAGGATCTCCAAGAGGCTCAGCTTCACCATCATAGCCATCAtgtggctggcagcagcggTCCTAGCGGGTCCTCTGGCCATCTTCAGGGAGTACCGCTACGAGGAAATCCCGTCCATCAACCTCAAAATGGCAGTCTGCTCCGAAAAATGGCCTTCTGGCAACAACAGAGACGCCACCATCTACAGCCTGTCCATGCTCCTCCTGCAGTACGTTTTCCCTCTGGCAGTTATTTGCTATGCCTACACCAGGATCTGGTTCAAGCTGAAAAACCACGTCAGCCCCACTTCTAGGAATGAAAACCAGTGCCGGAGGAGGAAAACCACCAAAATGCTAGTGATGGTAGTCGTGGTATTCGCAGTCTGCTGGCTCCCCTTCCACATATTCCAGCTCGCCATTGATCTTGATCTGGTTCTTATCTTCCACGAATACAAACTCCTGTACACTGTCTTCCACGTGGGGGCCATGTGCTCTACGTTTGTCAACCCCCTGCTGTATGGATGGATGAACAAGAACTACAGGAACGGCTTCCTCACCTTTTTCCGCTGCCAGGACAAGCCAGAGAGCCTCCACACCGAGGGCTCGGTGAGGGGCAGGTCGTACATCTTCAGGGCCAACACCCTAAACGGGAGCATCAAGCAGTCTGCTGGCAACGGGCCGCTGCCCACAGAGGTTTAG